From Ramlibacter tataouinensis, the proteins below share one genomic window:
- a CDS encoding ComEA family DNA-binding protein, producing the protein MLKKILALLVMLYATLAMAAVDVNKATDAQLDGVKGIGPTTSKQILDERKKGEFKSWEDLISRVKGIGEKKAEALSKEGLTVNGAAYKPAAAKKDEKKEEKKDTKAAAKDEKKDAKADASKGTASAAKADAAKPAASAKK; encoded by the coding sequence ATGTTGAAGAAAATCCTGGCCCTGCTGGTCATGCTCTACGCCACGCTGGCCATGGCCGCCGTCGATGTGAACAAGGCCACCGACGCGCAGCTCGATGGCGTCAAGGGCATCGGCCCGACCACCAGCAAGCAGATCCTCGACGAGCGCAAGAAGGGCGAATTCAAGAGCTGGGAAGACCTGATCTCCCGCGTCAAGGGCATCGGCGAGAAGAAGGCCGAGGCGCTGTCCAAGGAAGGCCTGACCGTCAATGGCGCGGCCTACAAGCCCGCTGCCGCCAAGAAGGACGAAAAGAAGGAAGAAAAGAAGGACACCAAGGCCGCGGCGAAGGACGAGAAGAAGGACGCCAAGGCTGACGCCAGCAAGGGCACCGCGAGCGCTGCCAAGGCCGACGCCGCCAAGCCGGCCGCCAGCGCCAAGAAGTAG
- the rfaD gene encoding ADP-glyceromanno-heptose 6-epimerase, with product MTKYVVTGAAGFIGSNIVKGLNARGIDDIIAVDDLTHGDKFRNLADLKIADYVDMDMFYELFAEGRFGKVEAVFHEGACSDTMESDGKYMMDNNYTLSCGLFRACQEQGARLLYASSAATYGGSDTFREAPECERPLNVYGYSKLLFDQRMRRELGPGLAGAGRSQGRQVAGFRYFNVYGPREQHKGRMASVAFHQFNQFRAEGKVKLFGQYGGYGAGEQVRDFVYIDDVVAVNLWFLDHPDKSGIFNLGSGRAQPFNDVAAAVLNALGNAGDAPRTAADFARQGLIEYIPFPDALRGKYQCFTQADLGALRAAGCEHEFANVQTGVARYMAELARA from the coding sequence ATGACGAAGTATGTAGTGACCGGCGCCGCCGGATTCATTGGAAGCAACATCGTCAAGGGACTGAACGCCCGCGGCATCGACGACATCATTGCCGTCGACGACCTCACGCACGGCGACAAGTTCCGCAACCTGGCGGACCTGAAGATTGCCGACTACGTCGACATGGACATGTTCTACGAGCTGTTCGCCGAAGGCCGCTTCGGCAAGGTCGAGGCCGTGTTCCACGAGGGCGCCTGCAGCGACACCATGGAAAGCGACGGCAAGTACATGATGGACAACAACTACACCTTGTCCTGCGGCCTCTTCCGCGCCTGCCAGGAACAGGGCGCGCGCCTGCTGTACGCGTCTTCGGCGGCGACCTATGGCGGCTCCGACACCTTCCGCGAAGCGCCGGAATGCGAGCGCCCTCTCAACGTGTACGGCTACTCCAAGCTTCTGTTCGACCAGCGGATGCGGCGCGAACTGGGTCCCGGCCTGGCGGGCGCCGGCCGCAGCCAGGGCCGGCAGGTGGCGGGGTTCCGCTACTTCAACGTGTACGGCCCGCGCGAACAGCACAAGGGCCGCATGGCCAGCGTGGCCTTCCACCAGTTCAACCAGTTCCGGGCCGAGGGCAAGGTCAAGCTGTTCGGCCAGTACGGCGGCTACGGCGCCGGCGAGCAGGTGCGCGACTTCGTCTACATCGACGACGTGGTGGCGGTGAACCTGTGGTTCCTGGACCATCCCGACAAGAGCGGCATCTTCAACCTGGGCAGCGGGCGCGCCCAACCCTTCAACGATGTGGCGGCGGCAGTGCTGAACGCGCTGGGCAACGCCGGTGACGCCCCGCGCACGGCGGCCGATTTCGCGCGCCAGGGCCTGATCGAGTACATCCCCTTCCCCGACGCCCTGCGCGGCAAGTACCAGTGCTTCACCCAGGCCGATCTCGGCGCCTTGCGCGCGGCCGGTTGCGAGCACGAGTTCGCCAACGTGCAGACGGGCGTGGCGCGCTACATGGCCGAGCTGGCCCGCGCGTAA
- the rfaE1 gene encoding D-glycero-beta-D-manno-heptose-7-phosphate kinase, whose amino-acid sequence MSHPSREQLTKARVLVVGDAMLDRYWHGAVERISPEAPVPVVKVNREEERIGAAANVAYNVVTLGAKAAFLGVVGDDEPGHRLEALLRGTGIDTHLKRDAGLNTTVKLRVIGRHQQLLRMDFENEPDHEALALQNETFAELAPRHDAVLFSDYGKGGLAHIPKMISLARAAGKPVLIDPKGSDYERYSGATVITPNRAELQVVVGSWKDDNELRAKAQQLRDALRLDALLVTLGEDGMTLFDAQGELHVDANAREVFDVTGAGDTVIATLAALVAAGMPLRQAMPLANKAGGIVVGKFGTATVSYEELFG is encoded by the coding sequence ATGAGCCATCCATCCAGGGAACAACTGACCAAGGCACGCGTGCTGGTCGTCGGCGATGCCATGCTCGATCGCTACTGGCATGGCGCCGTCGAACGCATCTCGCCCGAGGCGCCGGTGCCCGTGGTCAAGGTCAACCGCGAGGAAGAACGGATCGGCGCCGCCGCCAACGTCGCCTACAACGTCGTGACGCTGGGCGCCAAGGCCGCGTTCCTGGGCGTGGTCGGCGACGACGAGCCGGGCCACCGCCTGGAAGCCCTGCTGCGCGGCACCGGCATCGACACCCATCTCAAGCGCGACGCCGGCCTGAACACCACGGTGAAGCTGCGCGTGATCGGGCGCCACCAGCAGTTGCTGCGCATGGACTTCGAGAACGAGCCCGACCATGAGGCGCTGGCCCTGCAGAACGAGACCTTCGCCGAGCTCGCGCCGCGGCACGACGCCGTGCTGTTCTCCGACTACGGCAAGGGCGGCCTCGCGCACATCCCGAAGATGATCAGCCTGGCGCGGGCCGCCGGCAAGCCGGTGCTGATCGACCCCAAGGGCTCGGACTACGAGCGTTACAGCGGTGCGACGGTAATCACCCCCAACCGCGCCGAGTTGCAGGTGGTCGTGGGCAGTTGGAAGGACGACAATGAACTGCGCGCCAAGGCGCAGCAGCTGCGCGATGCGCTGCGGCTGGATGCCCTGCTGGTCACCCTGGGCGAGGACGGCATGACGCTGTTCGACGCGCAGGGCGAACTGCACGTGGATGCCAACGCGCGCGAGGTGTTCGACGTGACCGGCGCCGGCGACACGGTGATCGCCACGCTCGCCGCCCTGGTGGCCGCCGGCATGCCGCTGCGCCAGGCCATGCCGCTGGCGAACAAGGCCGGCGGCATCGTGGTCGGCAAGTTCGGCACGGCCACCGTGTCCTACGAGGAGTTGTTCGGATGA
- the lapB gene encoding lipopolysaccharide assembly protein LapB, translating to MDFDFSWILWTLPLAFVLGWLASRLDLRQLRVENRRAPKAYFRGLNFLLNEQQDQAIDAFIEAVRNDPDTSELHFALGNLFRRRGEYDRAVRVHEHLLSRGDLNRAERHRAQHALALDFLKAGLLDRAEEALRKLEGSAYEGQALLALLAIYERTRDWPQASEIASKLEASGQGSFSGRQSHYLCEQAARAAPQEAQQLLRQAMKLAPEAARPGFELAALQQRAGDTGAAFDTLARLAQSVPAAIPLVAKPLAEAAAATGRRAEALDILQAGYELSHSLDVLDAIVTLAPDATAARDKYVEHLKREPSLVAASKWLSSEKLEHEQFHPLVQNALDHAAKPLTRYRCAACGFEAKQHFWQCPGCQAWDSYPARRVEEL from the coding sequence ATGGACTTTGACTTCAGCTGGATCCTGTGGACGCTGCCGCTGGCCTTCGTGCTGGGCTGGCTGGCCTCGCGCCTGGACCTGCGCCAGCTGCGCGTGGAGAACCGGCGCGCGCCCAAGGCCTACTTCCGGGGACTCAATTTCCTGCTGAACGAACAGCAGGACCAGGCCATCGATGCCTTCATCGAGGCGGTGCGCAATGATCCGGACACCTCGGAGCTGCACTTCGCGCTGGGAAACCTGTTCCGCCGCCGGGGCGAATACGACCGCGCCGTGCGCGTGCACGAGCACCTGCTGTCGCGCGGCGACTTGAACCGTGCCGAGCGCCATCGCGCGCAGCACGCCCTGGCGCTGGATTTCCTCAAGGCCGGCCTGCTCGACCGCGCCGAAGAGGCGCTGCGCAAGCTGGAAGGCTCGGCCTACGAAGGCCAGGCGCTGCTGGCGCTGCTGGCGATCTACGAGCGCACGCGCGACTGGCCGCAGGCATCGGAGATCGCGAGCAAGCTCGAAGCCTCCGGCCAGGGCAGTTTCAGCGGCCGCCAGTCCCACTACCTGTGCGAGCAGGCGGCGCGTGCCGCCCCCCAGGAAGCGCAGCAGCTGCTGCGCCAGGCGATGAAACTGGCCCCCGAAGCCGCCCGGCCGGGCTTCGAACTGGCGGCCTTGCAGCAGCGCGCGGGCGACACCGGGGCCGCCTTCGACACCCTGGCGCGACTCGCGCAGTCCGTGCCGGCGGCGATCCCGCTGGTGGCCAAGCCGCTCGCCGAGGCCGCCGCGGCCACCGGCCGCCGCGCCGAGGCGCTGGACATCCTGCAAGCGGGCTATGAGCTCTCGCACTCGCTCGACGTGCTCGACGCCATCGTGACGCTGGCGCCCGACGCCACGGCGGCACGCGACAAGTATGTGGAGCACCTCAAGCGCGAACCCTCGCTGGTGGCCGCGTCCAAGTGGCTCAGCAGCGAGAAGCTGGAGCACGAGCAGTTCCATCCGCTGGTTCAGAACGCCCTGGACCATGCAGCCAAGCCGCTCACGCGCTATCGTTGTGCAGCCTGCGGCTTCGAGGCCAAGCAGCATTTCTGGCAATGCCCCGGCTGCCAGGCCTGGGACAGTTACCCCGCGCGCCGCGTGGAGGAGCTATGA
- a CDS encoding lipopolysaccharide assembly LapA domain-containing protein: MRYFAWLLKAAIFFTLFAFALNNQQDVTVHFFFGTSWRAPLVLVVLAAFAIGLAIGALGMVPRWWKQKAAARRAQQRAAALGAAPTQPDEFPTHGL; the protein is encoded by the coding sequence ATGAGATATTTCGCATGGCTGCTCAAGGCAGCCATTTTTTTTACCCTCTTCGCGTTCGCGCTGAACAACCAGCAGGACGTCACTGTGCATTTCTTCTTCGGCACCTCGTGGCGCGCGCCGCTGGTGCTGGTGGTGCTGGCCGCCTTCGCGATCGGGCTGGCCATCGGCGCGCTGGGCATGGTGCCGCGCTGGTGGAAGCAGAAGGCGGCGGCACGGCGCGCGCAGCAGCGCGCCGCGGCCCTGGGCGCAGCGCCAACCCAACCCGACGAGTTCCCCACGCATGGACTTTGA
- a CDS encoding integration host factor subunit beta — protein MTRSDLVEELASRFSQLTHRDAEYAVKTILDAMGDALVRGHRIEIRGFGSFSINRRPPRMGRNPRSGESVHIPEKRVPHFKPGKALREAVDQRTQELESGA, from the coding sequence ATGACACGTTCAGACCTCGTCGAAGAACTGGCATCCCGGTTCAGCCAGCTCACCCACCGCGACGCCGAATACGCAGTCAAGACCATTCTTGACGCGATGGGCGATGCGCTGGTGCGCGGGCACCGGATCGAGATCCGCGGCTTCGGCAGCTTTTCGATCAACCGGCGGCCGCCGCGCATGGGGCGCAACCCGCGCTCCGGCGAGAGCGTGCACATCCCGGAAAAGCGGGTTCCCCACTTCAAGCCGGGCAAGGCCCTGCGCGAAGCGGTGGACCAGAGGACGCAGGAGCTGGAATCGGGGGCCTGA
- the rpsA gene encoding 30S ribosomal protein S1, with protein MSESFAQLFEESLQRAEMRAGEVITAEVVRLEHSFVVVNAGLKSEAYVPIDEFKNDKGEIEVQVGDFVSVAIDAIENGYGDTILSRDKAKRLASWMALEKALESGEFVTGTTSGKVKGGLTVLVNGIRAFLPGSLIDTRPIKDLTPYENKTLEFKVIKLDRKRNNVVLSRRAVVEASMGEERAKLMETLKEGSIVRGVVKNITEYGAFVDLGGIDGLLHITDMAWRRVRHPSEVVQAGQEITAKILKFDTEKNRVSLGLKQMGDDPWMGVSRRYPTGTRMFGKITNIADYGAFVELEPGIEGLVHVSEMDWTNKNVAPSKIVSLGDEVEVMVLEIDEDKRRISLGMKQCKANPWQEFAQNTRRGDRVKGPIKSITDFGVFVGLAAGIDGLVHLSDLSWNEPGEQAVRNYKKGQEVDAIVLAVDVDRERISLGIKQLDADPFTTFTSVHDKGSSVTGKVKTVDAKGAEIDLGHEIFGYLRASEISRDRVEDARNVLKEGDEVTAVVVNIDRKTRNIQLSIKAKDMADQQEAMSSLSAQSSRESAGTTNLGALLKAKLEK; from the coding sequence ATGTCTGAATCTTTTGCCCAACTGTTCGAAGAGTCGCTGCAGCGTGCCGAGATGCGCGCGGGCGAGGTGATCACCGCCGAAGTCGTTCGTCTCGAACACAGCTTCGTCGTCGTCAACGCCGGCCTCAAGTCCGAAGCGTACGTGCCGATCGATGAATTCAAGAACGACAAAGGCGAGATCGAAGTCCAGGTGGGCGACTTCGTCTCGGTGGCCATTGACGCCATCGAAAACGGCTACGGCGACACCATCCTGTCGCGCGACAAGGCCAAGCGCCTGGCCTCCTGGATGGCCCTGGAAAAGGCCCTGGAGTCCGGCGAATTCGTGACCGGTACCACCAGCGGCAAGGTCAAGGGCGGCCTGACGGTGCTGGTCAACGGCATCCGCGCCTTCCTGCCCGGCTCGCTGATCGACACCCGTCCGATCAAGGACCTGACCCCCTACGAGAACAAGACGCTCGAGTTCAAGGTCATCAAGCTGGACCGCAAGCGCAACAACGTGGTGCTGAGCCGCCGCGCGGTGGTCGAAGCCTCGATGGGCGAAGAGCGCGCCAAGCTGATGGAAACCCTCAAGGAAGGCTCCATCGTCCGCGGCGTGGTCAAGAACATCACCGAGTACGGCGCCTTCGTGGACCTCGGCGGCATCGACGGCCTGCTGCACATCACCGACATGGCCTGGCGCCGCGTGCGTCACCCGTCCGAGGTGGTGCAGGCCGGCCAGGAGATCACGGCCAAGATCCTCAAGTTCGACACCGAGAAGAACCGCGTCTCGCTGGGCCTCAAGCAGATGGGCGACGACCCGTGGATGGGCGTCTCGCGCCGCTACCCCACCGGCACCCGCATGTTCGGCAAGATCACGAACATCGCCGACTACGGCGCATTCGTGGAACTCGAGCCCGGCATCGAAGGCCTGGTGCACGTGTCCGAGATGGACTGGACCAACAAGAACGTCGCGCCCAGCAAGATCGTGTCGCTGGGTGACGAGGTCGAAGTCATGGTCCTGGAGATCGACGAGGACAAGCGCCGCATCAGCCTGGGCATGAAGCAGTGCAAGGCCAACCCCTGGCAGGAGTTCGCGCAGAACACCCGCCGTGGCGACCGCGTCAAGGGCCCGATCAAGTCGATCACCGACTTCGGCGTGTTCGTGGGCCTGGCTGCCGGCATCGACGGCCTGGTGCACCTGTCCGACCTGTCCTGGAACGAGCCGGGCGAGCAGGCCGTGCGCAACTACAAGAAGGGCCAGGAAGTCGACGCCATCGTGCTGGCCGTGGACGTGGACCGCGAGCGCATCAGCCTGGGCATCAAGCAGCTCGACGCCGATCCGTTCACCACCTTCACCTCGGTGCACGATAAGGGCTCCTCGGTCACCGGCAAGGTCAAGACGGTCGACGCCAAGGGCGCCGAAATCGACCTGGGCCACGAGATCTTCGGCTACCTGCGTGCTTCCGAAATCAGCCGCGACCGCGTGGAAGACGCGCGCAACGTGCTGAAGGAAGGCGACGAAGTGACGGCGGTCGTGGTCAACATCGACCGCAAGACGCGCAACATCCAGCTGTCGATCAAGGCCAAGGATATGGCCGACCAGCAGGAAGCGATGTCCAGCCTGTCCGCGCAGTCCTCGCGCGAAAGCGCCGGCACGACCAACCTGGGCGCGCTGCTCAAAGCCAAGCTGGAAAAGTAA
- a CDS encoding bifunctional 3-phosphoshikimate 1-carboxyvinyltransferase/cytidylate kinase has translation MFNTEFLDIPPLETAAGTVRLPGSKSISNRVLLLAALCEGTTTVHDLLDSDDTRVMLDALRALGCGVRHDGDALQVTGLGGRPPAPHARLFLGNAGTAMRPLTAALAVLGGDFELSGVARMHERPIGDLVDALRQLGCRIDYLGTEGYPPLRIHPSQLKLDAPIQVRGDVSSQFLTALLMALPLVGHRAPTPGTDVSGLPPERSAPPRGGPSAGHDITIEVVGELISKPYIEITLKLLQRFGISVQRDGWQRFVIPAGSRYVSPGSLHVEADASSASYFVALGAIAAQVAPLRIEGVGEASIQGDIRFIDAARQMGAVVESGPNHLEVSRGAWPLRAIDLDCNHIPDAAMTLAVMALYADGPSLLRNIASWRVKETDRIAAMAAELRKLGAQVDEGPDFLRVAPPADWKPARIHTYDDHRVAMCFSLAAFNPVGAHLRILDPKCVAKTFPDYFETLFSVARTDAAHVPVICVDGPTASGKGTLASELASRLGYHYLDSGALYRITAFAAVRAGLALDVAHEHSIAKMAETLPVRFTGGQVLLGELDVTDAIRTEEAGMNASRVSALPAVRTALVALQQSFRRLPGLVADGRDMGTVIFPDAPLKVYLTASAVQRAERRHKQLISKGISAKLADLRADLEARDLRDSSRQVAPLKPAEDALLLDNSGQSIEESVAQVVQWWERKQAFGSA, from the coding sequence ATGTTCAACACCGAATTCCTGGACATCCCCCCGCTCGAGACCGCGGCGGGCACGGTGCGGCTGCCGGGCTCCAAGAGCATCTCCAACCGGGTGCTGCTGCTGGCGGCGCTGTGCGAGGGCACGACCACCGTGCACGACCTGCTGGACTCCGACGACACGCGCGTCATGCTCGATGCGCTGCGGGCGCTGGGCTGCGGGGTGCGCCACGACGGCGATGCGCTGCAGGTCACCGGCCTGGGCGGGCGGCCGCCGGCGCCGCACGCGCGCCTGTTCCTCGGGAACGCAGGCACGGCGATGCGGCCGCTGACGGCGGCACTGGCCGTGCTCGGTGGCGATTTCGAGCTGAGCGGCGTCGCGCGCATGCACGAGCGGCCGATCGGCGATTTGGTGGACGCCTTGCGCCAGTTGGGCTGCCGCATCGACTACCTGGGCACCGAGGGCTACCCGCCCCTGCGCATCCACCCATCCCAGCTGAAGCTCGACGCGCCGATCCAGGTACGCGGCGACGTATCCAGCCAGTTCCTGACTGCCTTGCTGATGGCGCTGCCCCTCGTGGGTCATCGTGCCCCTACGCCCGGCACTGACGTGTCCGGGCTGCCCCCCGAGCGGTCTGCCCCGCCTAGGGGCGGCCCGTCGGCGGGGCACGACATCACGATCGAAGTGGTCGGTGAGCTGATCTCCAAGCCCTACATCGAGATCACGCTCAAGCTGCTGCAGCGCTTCGGCATCAGCGTCCAGCGCGATGGCTGGCAGCGATTCGTCATCCCGGCGGGCAGCCGCTACGTTTCGCCCGGCAGCCTCCACGTGGAAGCCGATGCCTCCTCGGCCAGCTATTTCGTGGCCCTGGGCGCGATCGCCGCCCAGGTCGCGCCGCTTCGCATCGAAGGCGTCGGCGAGGCCTCGATCCAGGGCGACATCCGCTTCATCGATGCGGCCCGCCAGATGGGCGCGGTCGTGGAAAGCGGGCCGAACCACCTGGAGGTGAGCCGCGGCGCCTGGCCGCTGCGGGCCATCGACCTGGACTGCAACCACATCCCCGATGCCGCCATGACGCTGGCGGTGATGGCGCTCTACGCCGACGGGCCCAGCCTGCTGCGCAACATCGCCAGCTGGCGGGTCAAGGAAACCGACCGCATCGCCGCCATGGCGGCCGAGCTGCGCAAGCTGGGCGCGCAGGTGGACGAAGGCCCGGATTTCCTGCGGGTCGCCCCGCCGGCGGACTGGAAGCCGGCCCGCATCCACACCTACGACGACCATCGCGTGGCGATGTGCTTCTCGCTCGCGGCCTTCAACCCGGTCGGCGCGCACCTGCGCATCCTCGATCCCAAGTGCGTGGCCAAGACCTTCCCGGACTACTTCGAGACGCTGTTCTCGGTGGCGCGCACGGACGCCGCCCACGTTCCGGTGATCTGCGTCGACGGGCCCACCGCCTCGGGCAAGGGCACGCTGGCCTCCGAGCTGGCCAGCCGGCTCGGCTACCACTACCTCGACTCGGGCGCGCTCTACCGGATCACCGCCTTTGCGGCTGTTCGCGCCGGGCTCGCGCTGGATGTCGCGCATGAGCACAGCATCGCCAAGATGGCCGAAACGCTGCCGGTGCGCTTCACGGGCGGCCAGGTGCTGCTGGGCGAACTCGACGTCACCGACGCGATCCGCACCGAGGAGGCCGGCATGAACGCGTCCCGCGTGTCCGCCCTCCCTGCGGTGCGCACGGCGCTGGTGGCGCTGCAGCAGAGCTTCCGCCGCCTGCCGGGGCTGGTGGCCGACGGGCGCGACATGGGCACGGTGATCTTCCCCGACGCGCCGCTCAAGGTCTATCTCACGGCCAGCGCCGTCCAGCGCGCCGAGCGCCGCCATAAGCAATTGATTTCAAAAGGAATTTCGGCTAAACTCGCCGATCTTCGGGCCGACCTGGAAGCGCGTGACCTGCGGGACTCCTCCCGCCAGGTGGCGCCTCTCAAGCCGGCTGAAGACGCGCTCCTCCTGGATAACTCGGGCCAGTCGATCGAAGAATCGGTGGCGCAGGTGGTCCAGTGGTGGGAGCGCAAGCAAGCCTTCGGGTCCGCCTGA
- a CDS encoding prephenate dehydrogenase — translation MFEQLGLIGCGLMGGSFALALKRAGLVKRVVGYSKSPSTTERARSMGVIDVEAPSALLAVSGADIVLLAVPVSATEATLKAIRHLVSRDMLIMDVGSTKRDVIDAARRVLRDNIPAFVPCHPIAGKELSGVDHADPELYAGKQVVITPIERTDPAKVQRATQVWEALQCQVVHMTPEEHDAAFAAVSHLPHMIAFALINGITDQEQGRNFLSLAGPGFRDFTRIAAAEPKMWRDILLANRQELLAQSKLFQRALLEMEQMIEGGDSDALETMIEKASDTRARWRLSQKKH, via the coding sequence ATGTTCGAACAACTCGGCCTCATTGGATGCGGCCTGATGGGCGGCTCCTTCGCCCTGGCCCTCAAGCGCGCGGGCCTGGTCAAGCGCGTGGTCGGCTACAGCAAGTCGCCCTCCACCACCGAGCGGGCCCGCTCCATGGGCGTGATCGACGTCGAGGCGCCGTCGGCGCTGCTGGCCGTCTCGGGCGCCGACATCGTGCTGCTCGCCGTGCCGGTATCGGCCACCGAAGCCACGCTCAAGGCCATCCGCCACCTGGTCAGCCGCGACATGCTGATCATGGACGTGGGCTCGACCAAGCGCGACGTGATCGATGCGGCGCGCCGGGTGCTGCGCGACAACATCCCCGCCTTCGTGCCCTGCCACCCGATCGCCGGCAAGGAGCTGTCGGGCGTCGACCATGCCGACCCCGAGCTGTATGCCGGCAAGCAGGTCGTCATCACGCCGATCGAGCGCACCGACCCCGCCAAGGTGCAGCGGGCGACCCAGGTCTGGGAGGCCCTGCAGTGCCAGGTGGTGCACATGACGCCCGAAGAGCATGACGCCGCCTTCGCCGCCGTCAGCCACCTGCCCCACATGATCGCGTTCGCCCTGATCAACGGCATCACCGACCAGGAGCAGGGCCGCAACTTCCTCTCGCTGGCCGGGCCGGGCTTCCGCGACTTCACCCGCATCGCGGCCGCCGAGCCGAAGATGTGGCGCGACATCCTGCTGGCCAACCGCCAGGAGTTGCTGGCCCAGTCCAAGCTATTCCAGCGCGCCCTGCTCGAGATGGAACAGATGATCGAAGGCGGCGATTCCGACGCCCTCGAGACCATGATCGAGAAGGCCAGCGATACCCGCGCCCGCTGGCGCCTCTCGCAGAAAAAGCACTGA
- the pheA gene encoding prephenate dehydratase, whose amino-acid sequence MKKDLAQLRLDIDAVDRQLLELLNRRAALANEVGELKRAEGSPVFRPEREAEVINNLQAANAGPLNDRRLAGIWREIMSACRSLEAPQRVAYLGPAGTFSEQAAVQFFGSSIEHVPCVNFDEVFHAASAGAADFGVVPVENSTEGVVTRSLDLLLHSPLHIVGELSLLVRHHLLRLSNSTEGIEVVLAHPQALAQCQGWLNKHLPQAERRAVSSNAEGARLAAGNPAWAGIASERAGAEFGLHVAAPAIQDDSFNRTRFAVVCLPQVLEAPQASGRDCVSLVVSVPNRPGAVHDILVPLKQHGVSMTRFESRPARSGQWEYYFYIDIEGHPSQPHVAQALKDLQSLCAFYKVLGTYPVGEA is encoded by the coding sequence ATGAAAAAGGACCTCGCCCAGCTGCGCCTGGACATCGACGCCGTCGACCGCCAGCTGCTCGAGCTGCTCAATCGCCGGGCGGCCTTGGCCAACGAGGTGGGCGAGCTCAAGCGGGCCGAAGGTTCCCCGGTGTTCCGGCCGGAACGCGAAGCGGAAGTCATCAACAACCTGCAGGCGGCCAACGCCGGTCCGCTGAACGACCGCCGGCTCGCGGGCATCTGGCGCGAGATCATGTCGGCCTGCCGGTCCCTCGAAGCGCCGCAGCGCGTGGCCTACCTGGGCCCGGCCGGCACCTTCAGCGAGCAGGCCGCGGTGCAGTTCTTCGGCTCCAGCATCGAGCACGTGCCCTGCGTGAACTTCGACGAGGTGTTCCATGCCGCCAGCGCCGGCGCCGCCGACTTCGGCGTGGTGCCCGTCGAAAACAGCACCGAAGGCGTGGTCACGCGCTCGCTCGACCTGCTGCTGCACTCGCCGCTGCACATCGTAGGCGAGCTCAGCCTGCTGGTGCGACACCACCTGCTGCGGCTTTCGAACTCCACCGAGGGCATCGAGGTGGTGCTGGCGCATCCGCAGGCGCTGGCCCAGTGCCAGGGCTGGTTGAACAAGCACCTGCCCCAGGCCGAACGCCGCGCGGTGTCCAGCAACGCCGAGGGTGCCCGCCTGGCGGCCGGCAACCCGGCCTGGGCCGGGATCGCGAGCGAGCGGGCCGGCGCCGAGTTCGGCCTGCACGTAGCCGCTCCGGCCATCCAGGACGACTCGTTCAACCGCACGCGCTTTGCCGTGGTCTGCCTGCCCCAGGTGCTCGAAGCCCCGCAGGCCTCGGGCCGGGACTGCGTGAGCCTGGTCGTCTCGGTCCCGAACCGGCCGGGCGCCGTCCACGACATCCTGGTGCCGCTCAAGCAGCACGGCGTCTCCATGACCCGCTTCGAATCGCGCCCGGCCCGCTCGGGACAGTGGGAGTACTACTTCTACATCGACATCGAGGGCCATCCCTCGCAGCCGCATGTGGCGCAGGCCCTCAAGGACCTGCAGTCGCTGTGCGCCTTCTACAAGGTGCTGGGCACGTACCCCGTCGGCGAAGCCTGA